One genomic window of Medicago truncatula cultivar Jemalong A17 chromosome 1, MtrunA17r5.0-ANR, whole genome shotgun sequence includes the following:
- the LOC112418559 gene encoding uncharacterized protein — protein sequence MRKGSSSKPNTTHVDLVSDNEEKNGVSDEEKSEKSEEEVSGKGKGVAEEEASSEKTKETLLQMAKAAKIVYQRRKQIAKETLPLSEEKTSSEDEQEAETEEEEFVPRKRGKGKDVAILASTLKVQSAEKMANRPITRAKAQKGH from the coding sequence ATGAGAAAGGGATCATCGTCTAAGCCAAACACCACCCATGTTGATTTAGTATCTGATAATGAAGAGAAGAATGGAGTCTCTGATGAAGAGAAATCTGAGAAAAGTGAGGAAGAAGTCTCAGGAAAAGGTAAAGGAGTTGCAGAAGAAGAAGCAAGCTCTGAGAAGACTAAAGAAACTCTCCTTCAGATGGCTAAAGCTGCAAAGATAGTTTATCAAAGAAGGAAGCAGATTGCAAAGGAAACACTGCCTTTGTCTGAAGAGAAAACCTCATCTGAAGATGAACAAGAAGCAGAAACAGAGGAAGAGGAATTCGTTCCTAGAAAAAGAGGGAAAGGCAAAGACGTTGCCATTCTTGCCTCTACTCTAAAGGTTCAAAGTGCGGAAAAGATGGCCAACAGACCCATCACCAGAGCTAAGGCTCagaaaggacattga